A single window of Methylobacterium nodulans ORS 2060 DNA harbors:
- a CDS encoding J domain-containing protein — translation MDLNSPLFDRIRIKPTCDDAAAEGPVCERPGCTQPGLHRAPKGRRQEGQYWRFCMEHVREYNASYNYFAGMNDAAVQAFQKDAVIGHRPTWSMGVNRAGRGAGKPSAATRDWDYVDPLGILRAGGIGPDRGRAKAEPQRPRFSAPVRKALDVMGLDEGADAAAIKAQYKVLVKRFHPDANGGDRSFEDRLRDIIRAHDTLRAAGLC, via the coding sequence ATGGATCTCAACTCGCCCCTGTTCGACCGCATCCGCATCAAGCCCACCTGCGACGACGCCGCGGCGGAGGGGCCGGTCTGCGAGCGGCCGGGCTGCACCCAGCCGGGGCTCCACCGCGCCCCGAAGGGCCGCCGCCAGGAGGGCCAGTACTGGCGCTTCTGCATGGAGCACGTCCGCGAGTACAACGCCTCCTACAACTACTTCGCGGGCATGAACGACGCGGCCGTGCAGGCCTTCCAGAAGGACGCGGTGATCGGCCACCGGCCGACCTGGTCGATGGGCGTCAACCGCGCCGGCCGCGGGGCCGGGAAGCCCTCGGCGGCGACCCGCGACTGGGACTACGTCGATCCGCTCGGCATCCTGCGGGCGGGCGGCATCGGGCCCGACCGCGGCCGCGCCAAGGCGGAGCCGCAGCGCCCGCGCTTCTCCGCCCCCGTGCGCAAGGCCCTCGACGTGATGGGTCTCGACGAGGGCGCGGATGCCGCCGCCATCAAGGCGCAGTACAAGGTGCTGGTGAAGCGCTTCCATCCGGACGCGAATGGCGGCGACCGCTCCTTCGAGGACCGCCTGCGCGACATCATCCGGGCCCACGACACCCTGCGGGCCGCCGGGCTCTGCTGA
- a CDS encoding BolA family protein: MSLGEWIRTTLEERLRPTALTVIDESHQHEGHAGWREGGETHFRLDVVSEAFEGKSRVERHRMVNALLDEAFRRGLHALALRARTPAEAASQP; encoded by the coding sequence ATGAGCTTGGGCGAGTGGATCAGGACAACGCTGGAGGAGCGGCTAAGGCCGACGGCGCTCACCGTCATCGACGAGTCGCACCAGCATGAGGGCCATGCCGGATGGCGGGAAGGCGGGGAGACCCATTTCCGCCTCGATGTGGTGTCGGAGGCCTTCGAGGGGAAGAGCCGGGTCGAGCGCCACCGCATGGTGAACGCACTCCTCGACGAGGCCTTCAGGCGCGGCCTTCACGCGCTCGCCCTGCGGGCGCGGACCCCGGCGGAGGCGGCATCGCAGCCGTGA
- the cobT gene encoding cobaltochelatase subunit CobT: MSLSNRKPGEKREPVAEPLKRSLAGTLRAIARKPEIEVTFASDRPALTADKARLPEPPRKLAAADVAILRGHADSMALRLACHDAAVHRRMAPEGAPARAVFDAVEQARVEAIGSRRMTGVAANLTAMLEDRYHRGGKYEEITDRADAPLEDAVALMVRERLTGQKPPEAAGRIVELWRDFIEARAGRSLDGLLGSIENQRAFARSVRDLLTSLDMADEAPLDPEDEESEDETEAKENEQQAGEGEAEQQSQGDRAEVEVSDEASDDLDEGATEAADAPSGELPDDAEEADSEEASESWRPPNPRAHEPRGPDYRVYTAKFDEVIHAEELCDADELARLRSYLDKQLAHLQGVVGRLANRLQRRLLAQQNRAWDFDLEEGQLDPARLPRVVIDPFQPLSFKQEKDTNFRDTVVTLLLDNSGSMRGRPITVAATCADILARTLERCGVKVEILGFTTRAWKGGQSREAWLQSGKPPSPGRLNDLRHIVYKAADAPWRRARKNLGLMMREGLLKENIDGEALDWAHKRLLARPEQRRILMVISDGAPVDDSTLSVNPGNYLERHLRYVIEEIETRSPVEILAIGIGHDVTRYYRRAVTIIDAEELGGVMTEKLAELFDESAAAPPRRAAAGGRR, from the coding sequence ATGTCCCTCTCCAACCGCAAGCCCGGCGAGAAGCGCGAGCCGGTGGCCGAGCCGCTCAAGCGCTCGCTCGCCGGGACGCTCCGCGCCATCGCCCGCAAGCCCGAGATCGAGGTCACCTTCGCCTCGGACCGGCCGGCCCTGACCGCCGACAAGGCGCGCCTGCCCGAGCCGCCCCGCAAGCTCGCGGCGGCCGATGTGGCGATCCTGCGCGGCCATGCGGATTCGATGGCCCTGCGCCTCGCCTGCCACGACGCCGCCGTGCACCGCCGGATGGCACCCGAGGGCGCGCCCGCCCGCGCGGTGTTCGACGCCGTCGAGCAGGCCCGGGTCGAGGCGATCGGTTCGCGCCGCATGACCGGCGTCGCCGCGAACCTGACCGCCATGCTGGAGGACCGCTATCACCGCGGCGGCAAGTACGAGGAGATCACCGACCGGGCCGACGCCCCCCTGGAGGATGCCGTCGCCCTGATGGTGCGCGAGCGCTTGACCGGACAGAAGCCGCCGGAGGCCGCCGGCCGCATCGTGGAGCTCTGGCGCGACTTCATCGAGGCGCGCGCCGGGCGGAGTCTCGACGGGCTCCTCGGCAGCATCGAGAACCAGCGCGCCTTCGCGCGCTCGGTGCGCGACCTCCTCACCTCCCTCGACATGGCCGACGAGGCGCCCCTCGACCCCGAGGACGAGGAGAGCGAGGACGAGACCGAGGCGAAGGAGAACGAGCAGCAGGCCGGCGAGGGCGAGGCCGAGCAGCAGAGCCAGGGCGACCGGGCCGAGGTCGAGGTCTCGGACGAGGCGTCGGACGATCTCGACGAGGGAGCCACCGAGGCCGCCGACGCCCCGTCCGGCGAGTTGCCGGACGACGCCGAGGAGGCGGATTCCGAGGAGGCGTCCGAATCCTGGCGCCCGCCGAATCCCCGCGCGCACGAGCCCCGCGGTCCGGATTACCGGGTCTACACGGCGAAGTTCGACGAGGTGATCCACGCCGAGGAACTCTGTGATGCGGACGAGCTCGCGCGTCTGCGCTCCTACCTCGACAAGCAGCTCGCCCACCTGCAGGGCGTCGTCGGACGGCTCGCCAACCGCCTGCAGCGGCGGCTGCTCGCCCAGCAGAACCGGGCCTGGGACTTCGACCTGGAGGAGGGCCAGCTCGACCCGGCCCGCCTGCCCCGCGTCGTCATCGACCCGTTCCAGCCCCTCTCCTTCAAGCAGGAGAAGGACACCAATTTCCGCGATACGGTGGTCACGCTCCTCCTCGACAATTCGGGCTCGATGCGCGGGCGGCCGATCACCGTGGCGGCGACCTGCGCGGACATTCTCGCCCGGACCCTGGAGCGCTGCGGCGTCAAGGTCGAGATCTTGGGCTTCACCACCCGGGCCTGGAAGGGCGGCCAGTCCCGCGAGGCGTGGCTGCAATCCGGCAAGCCGCCCTCCCCTGGGCGCCTCAACGACCTGCGCCACATCGTCTACAAGGCCGCGGACGCCCCCTGGCGGCGGGCGCGCAAGAATCTCGGCCTGATGATGCGCGAGGGCCTGCTGAAGGAGAATATCGACGGCGAGGCGCTCGACTGGGCGCACAAGCGCCTGCTCGCGCGCCCCGAGCAGCGCCGCATCCTGATGGTGATCTCGGACGGCGCCCCGGTCGACGATTCGACACTCTCGGTCAATCCGGGCAATTACCTGGAGCGCCACCTGCGCTACGTCATCGAGGAGATCGAGACCCGCTCGCCGGTGGAGATTCTGGCCATCGGCATCGGCCACGACGTCACCCGCTATTACCGCCGCGCCGTCACCATCATCGACGCGGAAGAACTCGGCGGCGTGATGACCGAGAAGCTGGCCGAGCTGTTCGACGAGAGCGCCGCAGCACCGCCGCGCCGCGCCGCCGCTGGCGGACGCCGCTGA
- a CDS encoding (R)-mandelonitrile lyase: MEITRSGSRPSATGPAEYFTGSVRIDPLFSPPEPARVAGALVTFEPGARTAWHTHPLGQTLIVTAGCGWAQREGGPIEEIRPGDVVWFPPGEKHWHGATATTAMSHIAIQEKLDGSPVDWLEHVTDDQYHR, encoded by the coding sequence ATGGAGATCACGAGAAGCGGATCGCGGCCTTCGGCCACGGGGCCGGCGGAGTATTTCACCGGATCGGTCCGGATCGATCCGCTGTTCAGCCCGCCGGAGCCGGCCCGGGTCGCCGGTGCCCTCGTCACCTTCGAGCCCGGCGCGCGCACGGCCTGGCATACGCATCCGCTGGGTCAGACCCTGATCGTCACGGCCGGATGCGGCTGGGCCCAGCGCGAGGGCGGTCCGATCGAAGAGATCCGGCCGGGGGACGTGGTCTGGTTTCCACCGGGCGAGAAGCATTGGCACGGCGCCACCGCGACCACGGCCATGAGCCACATCGCCATCCAGGAGAAGCTCGACGGCAGCCCCGTGGACTGGCTGGAGCATGTCACCGACGATCAGTACCACCGGTAG
- a CDS encoding sigma factor-like helix-turn-helix DNA-binding protein, with product MTGRRRETYIGPWLPEPIFDPEDTDTPDDITLPLMIALERLSPLERAAFLLHDVFGMEFDAVGEAIGREPATCRKLASRARAHIYDARPRFAVPKERGLKLAAAFFTASRSGDMAALRALLAEDVVAHADGGGKVPATLQPLVGLEAVLARHAGMARDFALSPSRLVRYAVIDGLPGFVTIEGGNIMQTTALQIEDEKVVAIYVTRNPDKLRNVPLGPVH from the coding sequence ATCACCGGGCGTCGACGCGAGACCTATATCGGTCCGTGGCTGCCCGAGCCAATCTTCGATCCTGAAGACACTGACACACCCGACGACATCACGCTGCCGCTGATGATCGCGTTGGAACGCCTGTCGCCACTGGAGCGGGCGGCGTTCCTGCTTCACGATGTCTTCGGCATGGAGTTCGATGCGGTCGGCGAAGCGATCGGGCGGGAGCCCGCCACCTGCCGCAAGCTCGCCAGCCGGGCGCGTGCTCATATTTACGACGCCCGCCCGCGATTTGCCGTCCCGAAGGAGCGAGGATTGAAGCTCGCGGCGGCCTTTTTCACGGCATCAAGAAGTGGCGACATGGCCGCGTTGCGGGCGTTGCTGGCGGAAGATGTCGTTGCCCATGCTGACGGCGGCGGCAAGGTTCCCGCGACGTTGCAGCCGTTGGTCGGTCTCGAAGCCGTCCTCGCGCGTCATGCCGGAATGGCTCGCGACTTCGCACTGAGCCCGTCGCGGCTCGTGCGTTATGCCGTGATCGACGGATTGCCGGGCTTCGTCACCATCGAAGGCGGCAACATCATGCAGACGACAGCCTTGCAGATCGAGGACGAGAAGGTCGTCGCCATCTACGTGACGCGCAATCCCGACAAGCTGCGAAACGTGCCCCTCGGCCCCGTGCACTGA
- a CDS encoding tautomerase family protein, with translation MPHVIVKLHAGRSEQQKSKIAEEITRAVMASANCSESSVSVVIEDVEPKDWAEKVYRPDILGQSDKLYKKPGYDPL, from the coding sequence GTGCCGCACGTCATCGTCAAGCTCCATGCCGGAAGGTCCGAGCAGCAGAAATCGAAGATCGCAGAAGAGATCACCAGGGCCGTGATGGCGAGCGCGAATTGCTCAGAGTCGTCCGTCTCGGTGGTCATCGAGGATGTCGAGCCGAAGGACTGGGCCGAGAAGGTCTACAGGCCCGACATCCTTGGCCAATCGGACAAGCTGTACAAGAAGCCGGGATACGACCCGCTTTGA
- a CDS encoding rod-binding protein, whose translation MAGGSWKSMLAEQIGGQIAKAGGIGIARMLATARPAQTGEAKKTEL comes from the coding sequence ATGGCGGGCGGCTCCTGGAAGTCGATGCTCGCCGAGCAGATCGGCGGCCAGATCGCCAAGGCCGGCGGAATCGGCATCGCCCGCATGCTCGCGACTGCCCGTCCGGCCCAGACCGGCGAGGCGAAGAAGACCGAACTCTAG
- the queD gene encoding 6-carboxytetrahydropterin synthase QueD, which translates to MKITQAFTFEAAHWLPNVPETHRCRRMHGHSYRVELTLDGPVDPHTGWVVDFYDVEHAFAPLLAELDHHCLNDLPGLENPTAEHIAIWIWNRARPALPALSSVKVFETPLSWAEYTGD; encoded by the coding sequence ATGAAGATCACCCAGGCTTTCACGTTCGAGGCCGCCCACTGGCTGCCGAACGTACCCGAAACCCACCGTTGCCGCCGGATGCACGGGCATTCCTACCGGGTCGAGCTGACGCTCGACGGGCCGGTCGACCCGCATACCGGCTGGGTGGTGGATTTCTACGACGTGGAGCACGCCTTCGCGCCGCTCCTCGCCGAACTCGACCATCATTGCCTCAACGATTTGCCCGGCCTGGAGAATCCGACGGCCGAGCACATCGCCATCTGGATCTGGAACCGCGCCCGTCCGGCCCTGCCTGCCCTGTCGTCGGTCAAGGTGTTCGAGACGCCGCTCTCCTGGGCCGAGTATACGGGCGACTGA
- a CDS encoding MFS transporter, translating to MTAFLVLLLAYTISQFDRGFLAMVAPDLGRDLGLHASDLALLSSAWFAAFAAGQVPTGLSLDRFGPRRTVAGFLLAASLGTGALAAATGFAGALAGMALIGLGCAPALMGSLYLFGRLYPPERFAMLSSLMIGFGTAGDLLGSTPLALAAQAFGWRPILFGLAAVTAACALLILALIRDPPRLADPARGGLLRGFATVAAMRPLWLIYPVAFVSYAVVIATRSLWIGSYLGSVHGFDALARGNGALAMSVAMAIGAIGYGPLERLLRDPKRTALGGCLVTGLAFAALGLLGGRSAGLAVALLAIIGGAGLSYAILMAHARRFFPAHLLGRGVSFMNILFMGGASAAQGLSATALSAEGADPATLYGRLFVAFGAALLGATALYAFAPRAPSLTAAMPPPPGSAPAGRAREGRA from the coding sequence GTGACGGCCTTCCTGGTCCTCCTCCTCGCCTATACGATCAGCCAGTTCGACCGCGGCTTCCTCGCCATGGTGGCGCCGGACCTCGGACGCGACCTCGGCCTGCATGCCTCCGATCTCGCGCTCTTGTCCTCCGCCTGGTTCGCGGCCTTCGCGGCGGGCCAGGTGCCGACCGGGCTGAGCCTCGACCGGTTCGGCCCGCGCCGCACGGTCGCGGGATTCCTGCTCGCCGCTTCCCTCGGCACGGGGGCGCTCGCGGCCGCCACGGGCTTTGCCGGGGCGCTTGCCGGCATGGCCCTGATCGGCCTCGGCTGCGCGCCCGCCCTGATGGGCAGCCTCTACCTGTTCGGCCGCCTCTATCCGCCCGAGCGCTTCGCCATGCTCTCCTCGCTGATGATCGGGTTCGGCACCGCGGGCGACCTCCTCGGCTCCACGCCGCTCGCCCTCGCCGCGCAGGCGTTCGGCTGGCGGCCGATCCTGTTCGGGCTCGCCGCCGTCACGGCGGCATGCGCCCTCCTGATCCTCGCCCTCATCCGCGATCCGCCCCGCCTCGCGGATCCGGCCCGGGGCGGTCTCCTGCGGGGCTTCGCCACGGTGGCGGCGATGCGCCCGCTCTGGCTGATCTACCCCGTGGCGTTCGTGAGCTACGCGGTGGTGATCGCCACCCGGTCGCTCTGGATCGGCTCCTATCTCGGCAGCGTGCACGGCTTCGACGCGCTCGCCCGCGGCAACGGCGCGCTCGCCATGAGCGTCGCCATGGCGATCGGCGCCATCGGCTACGGGCCGCTGGAGCGGCTGCTGCGCGATCCCAAGCGCACGGCGCTCGGCGGCTGCCTCGTCACCGGGCTCGCCTTCGCGGCGCTCGGCCTCCTCGGCGGCCGCTCGGCCGGGCTGGCCGTGGCCCTGCTCGCGATCATCGGCGGGGCGGGCCTGAGCTACGCCATCCTGATGGCGCATGCCCGCCGCTTCTTCCCGGCCCACCTGCTCGGCCGGGGCGTGTCCTTCATGAACATCCTGTTCATGGGCGGGGCGAGCGCCGCGCAGGGGCTCTCGGCCACTGCGCTCTCCGCGGAGGGGGCCGATCCGGCGACGCTCTACGGCCGCCTGTTCGTCGCCTTCGGGGCCGCGCTGCTCGGCGCCACCGCGCTCTACGCCTTCGCGCCGCGGGCCCCTTCGCTCACGGCTGCGATGCCGCCTCCGCCGGGGTCCGCGCCCGCAGGGCGAGCGCGTGAAGGCCGCGCCTGA
- a CDS encoding acetyl-CoA acetyltransferase translates to MTACIVGWSHTPFGKHDAETVESLVVRAADEALAHAGIGASDVDEIVLGHFNAGFSPQDFTASLVLQANDGFRFKPATRVENACATGSAAVHQGIKSIAARQARVVLVVGVEQMTRTPPREIGVNLLKASYLPEEGDTPAGFAGVFGGIAARYFQRHGDQSDALAMIAAKNHQNGVANPYAQMRKDLGYEFCRTESERNPIVAGPLKRTDCSLVSDGAAALVLADTETALRMRRAVAFRSTAHAQDFLPMSKRDVLRFEGCAVAWSQALAKAGITLDDLSFVETHDCFTVAELIEYEAMGLTPEGRGAEAIREGWTRKDGRLPVNPSGGLKAKGHPIGATGVSMHALSAMQLCGEAGGMQIPGATLAGVFNMGGVAVANYVSVLERIK, encoded by the coding sequence ATGACCGCCTGCATCGTCGGCTGGAGCCATACGCCGTTCGGCAAGCACGACGCCGAAACCGTCGAGAGCCTCGTGGTGCGGGCGGCCGATGAGGCCCTGGCCCATGCGGGCATCGGCGCCTCGGACGTGGACGAGATCGTGCTCGGCCATTTCAACGCCGGCTTCTCGCCCCAGGACTTCACCGCCTCGCTGGTGCTGCAGGCGAATGACGGCTTCCGCTTCAAGCCCGCGACGCGGGTCGAGAATGCCTGCGCCACCGGGTCGGCGGCGGTGCACCAGGGCATCAAGAGCATCGCGGCGCGGCAGGCCCGCGTGGTGCTGGTGGTCGGCGTCGAGCAGATGACCCGCACGCCCCCCCGCGAGATCGGCGTCAACCTGCTCAAGGCCTCCTATCTGCCGGAGGAGGGCGACACCCCGGCGGGCTTCGCGGGCGTGTTCGGCGGCATCGCGGCCCGCTACTTCCAGCGCCACGGCGATCAGTCCGACGCGCTCGCGATGATCGCCGCCAAGAACCACCAGAACGGCGTCGCCAACCCCTACGCGCAGATGCGCAAGGATCTCGGCTACGAGTTCTGCCGCACCGAATCCGAGAGGAACCCGATCGTCGCCGGCCCCCTCAAGCGCACCGATTGCTCGCTCGTCTCCGACGGCGCCGCCGCGCTCGTGCTCGCCGACACCGAGACGGCTCTGCGCATGCGCCGGGCGGTGGCCTTCCGCTCGACCGCCCATGCCCAGGACTTCCTGCCGATGTCGAAGCGCGACGTGCTGCGCTTCGAGGGCTGCGCGGTGGCTTGGTCCCAGGCGCTCGCGAAGGCCGGCATCACCCTCGACGACCTCTCCTTCGTCGAGACGCACGACTGCTTCACGGTCGCCGAACTCATCGAGTACGAGGCGATGGGGCTGACCCCGGAAGGGCGCGGCGCCGAGGCGATCCGCGAGGGCTGGACCCGCAAGGACGGCCGCCTGCCCGTCAACCCGTCGGGCGGCCTCAAGGCCAAGGGCCATCCGATCGGCGCCACCGGCGTCTCGATGCACGCCCTCTCGGCCATGCAGCTCTGCGGCGAGGCCGGCGGCATGCAGATCCCGGGCGCCACGCTCGCGGGCGTGTTCAACATGGGCGGTGTCGCAGTCGCGAACTACGTGAGCGTGCTGGAGCGGATCAAGTAA
- the queC gene encoding 7-cyano-7-deazaguanine synthase QueC, with amino-acid sequence METSEGALVLFSGGQDSTTCLAWALERFGRVETLGFDYGQRHRVELDCRDRLRAGLAALDPAWAARLGPDHTLPLGVLGEISETALTRDSAIALAETGLPNTFVPGRNLVFLTFAAALAYRRGLRHIVGGMCETDYSGYPDCRDDTIKALQVALNLGMERRFVLHTPLMWIDKAATWRLAEALGGEALVDLIVEDSHTCYRGERGERHAWGYGCGTCPACELRAAGYARFRAA; translated from the coding sequence ATGGAGACGAGCGAGGGCGCGCTGGTGCTGTTCTCCGGCGGGCAGGATTCCACCACCTGCCTCGCCTGGGCGCTCGAGCGCTTCGGGCGGGTCGAGACCCTCGGCTTCGACTACGGCCAGCGCCATCGGGTCGAGCTCGACTGCCGCGACCGGCTGCGGGCGGGCCTCGCGGCGCTCGATCCCGCCTGGGCGGCGCGGCTCGGCCCGGACCACACCCTGCCGCTCGGGGTGCTGGGCGAGATCTCCGAGACGGCGCTCACCCGCGACAGCGCCATCGCCCTGGCCGAGACCGGGCTGCCCAACACCTTCGTGCCCGGCCGCAACCTCGTCTTCCTGACCTTCGCGGCGGCGCTCGCCTACCGGCGGGGCCTGCGCCACATCGTCGGCGGCATGTGCGAGACCGATTATTCGGGCTATCCGGATTGCCGCGACGACACCATCAAGGCGCTCCAGGTCGCGCTCAATCTCGGCATGGAGCGGCGCTTCGTGCTCCACACGCCGCTCATGTGGATCGACAAGGCCGCGACCTGGCGGCTCGCCGAGGCGCTCGGCGGCGAGGCGCTGGTGGATCTCATCGTCGAGGACAGCCATACCTGCTATCGCGGCGAGCGCGGCGAGCGCCACGCCTGGGGCTATGGCTGCGGCACCTGCCCGGCCTGCGAATTGCGGGCCGCGGGCTACGCGCGGTTCAGGGCAGCCTGA
- the cobS gene encoding cobaltochelatase subunit CobS yields the protein MLAEDTLPALPDMNVSVRQVFGIDSNLEVPAFSKTDEHVPDLDPDYIFDRETTLAILAGFAKNRRVMITGYHGTGKSTHVEQVAARLNWPCVRINLDSHVSRIDLVGKDAIVLKDGKQVTAFQDGILPWALQNNVALVFDEYDAGRPDVMFVIQRVLEVSGRLTLLDQKRVIRPHPAFRLFATANTVGLGDTSGLYHGTQQINQGQMDRWSIVTTLNYLPHDREVDIVLSKAPHYRGEGGRDIVNKMVRVADLTRNAFINGDLSTVMSPRTVITWAENADIFNDIGFAFRVTFLNKCDELERSLVAEFYQRSFGKELPESAVNVALS from the coding sequence ATGCTCGCTGAAGACACGCTACCCGCTCTCCCGGACATGAATGTGTCCGTGCGCCAGGTGTTCGGGATCGACTCGAACCTTGAGGTGCCGGCCTTCTCCAAGACCGACGAGCACGTCCCCGATCTCGACCCGGACTACATCTTCGACCGCGAGACCACGCTCGCCATCCTGGCGGGCTTCGCGAAGAACCGCCGGGTGATGATCACGGGCTATCACGGCACCGGCAAGTCCACCCATGTCGAGCAGGTCGCCGCGCGCCTCAACTGGCCCTGCGTGCGCATCAACCTCGACAGCCACGTCTCGCGCATCGATCTCGTCGGCAAGGACGCGATCGTGCTCAAGGACGGCAAGCAGGTCACCGCCTTCCAGGACGGCATCCTGCCCTGGGCGCTGCAGAACAACGTTGCGCTCGTCTTCGACGAGTACGATGCCGGCCGCCCCGACGTGATGTTCGTGATCCAGCGCGTGCTGGAGGTCTCGGGCCGCCTGACGCTGCTCGATCAGAAGCGCGTGATCCGCCCCCACCCCGCCTTCCGGCTCTTCGCCACGGCGAACACCGTCGGGCTCGGCGACACCTCCGGCCTCTATCACGGCACGCAGCAGATCAACCAGGGCCAGATGGACCGCTGGTCGATCGTCACCACGCTGAACTACCTGCCGCACGACCGCGAGGTCGACATCGTCCTGTCGAAGGCGCCGCATTACCGCGGCGAGGGCGGGCGCGACATCGTCAACAAGATGGTCCGCGTCGCCGACCTCACCCGCAACGCCTTCATCAACGGCGACCTTTCGACCGTGATGAGCCCCCGCACGGTGATCACCTGGGCGGAGAACGCCGACATCTTCAACGACATCGGCTTCGCCTTCCGGGTCACCTTCCTCAACAAGTGCGACGAGCTGGAGCGCTCGCTGGTGGCGGAGTTCTACCAGCGCTCCTTCGGCAAGGAGCTGCCCGAGAGCGCGGTCAACGTCGCGCTGAGCTGA
- a CDS encoding DUF1217 domain-containing protein has translation MTSTFASYQLITRDPTTALKRKAANPTIARDTAYYNANIGKVKSIDDLLGDQRLYAYAMKAHSLEDMTYAKAFMRKVLTEGVDSPTSFASRLTDPR, from the coding sequence GTGACCTCGACCTTCGCGAGCTACCAGCTCATCACCCGCGACCCGACCACGGCCCTCAAGCGCAAGGCCGCCAATCCGACCATCGCCCGCGACACCGCCTACTACAACGCCAATATCGGCAAGGTGAAGTCGATCGACGACCTGCTCGGCGACCAGCGCCTCTACGCCTACGCCATGAAGGCCCACAGCCTGGAGGACATGACCTACGCCAAGGCGTTCATGCGCAAGGTGCTAACGGAGGGCGTGGATTCCCCGACGAGCTTCGCCAGCCGGCTCACCGACCCGCGCTAG